A single genomic interval of Mycolicibacterium sp. MU0053 harbors:
- a CDS encoding DUF2752 domain-containing protein, giving the protein MGPNGTTSGRAGVIAALGTGAAVAGGLAYVGLVDPHRPGSLFPPCPFKMITGWDCPACGGLRMTHGVLHGDMAAAVTDNVFLLVGIPLLLLWGVWRLRVGRPLVTWWAGATVLSATVGWTVVRNLPGFPLVPTLLSG; this is encoded by the coding sequence ATGGGACCTAACGGCACCACCTCGGGACGCGCCGGAGTTATTGCGGCGCTGGGAACCGGCGCCGCCGTCGCCGGTGGCCTCGCGTATGTGGGTCTCGTCGACCCGCACCGGCCCGGATCCTTGTTCCCGCCGTGCCCCTTCAAGATGATCACCGGTTGGGATTGCCCGGCGTGCGGCGGCCTGCGGATGACCCACGGCGTCTTGCATGGTGACATGGCCGCAGCGGTCACGGACAACGTGTTCCTGTTGGTCGGCATACCTTTGCTGCTGTTGTGGGGGGTATGGCGCCTCCGGGTCGGGCGACCGCTCGTCACGTGGTGGGCCGGGGCCACGGTGTTGAGCGCCACGGTGGGCTGGACCGTGGTGCGGAATCTGCCCGGGTTTCCATTGGTTCCGACCCTTCTCAGCGGCTGA
- a CDS encoding TM2 domain-containing protein, with protein MTSSPGPADGDTTPPQHSYEYPPPVPPQYPSPGQYPPPPGAYYDPSAPWGRHPVTGEPFSDKSKVVAGLLQLVGLVGICGIGRFYLGDTGLAITQLIVGIVTCGIGAVIWGLIDAVMILTDKVRDTQGRPLRDGT; from the coding sequence ATGACTTCTTCGCCCGGCCCAGCAGACGGCGATACGACCCCGCCGCAGCATTCCTACGAGTACCCACCGCCGGTGCCGCCGCAGTATCCCAGCCCGGGGCAGTACCCGCCGCCGCCGGGCGCCTACTACGACCCGAGCGCGCCGTGGGGCCGCCACCCGGTCACCGGCGAGCCGTTCTCCGATAAATCGAAGGTGGTCGCCGGCCTGCTGCAACTCGTGGGACTGGTCGGGATCTGCGGCATCGGACGGTTCTATCTCGGTGACACCGGTCTGGCCATCACCCAACTCATCGTCGGAATCGTGACCTGCGGAATCGGCGCGGTGATTTGGGGTCTCATCGACGCGGTGATGATTCTCACGGACAAGGTGCGCGATACGCAGGGTCGTCCGCTGCGCGATGGGACCTAA
- a CDS encoding prolipoprotein diacylglyceryl transferase has translation MITTTLASFPSPPQGVWFLGPFPIRAYALCIIIGIIAALVIGDRRWVARGGEQGVIYDIALWAVPFGLIGGRIYHVMTDWQTYFGSGGAGAMAALRIWDGGLGIWGAVAFGGLGAWLACRRRGIPLPAFGDAVAPGIVLAQAIGRLGNYFNQELYGRETTVPWGMEVFYRRDPSGIVDVHSLNGISTGQVAAVVHPTFLYELLWNLLVFAALIYLDRRFRIGHGRLFALYVAGYCVGRFCVELLRDDYATEIAGIRINSFTATFVFIGAIVYFILATKGREEPETLRGREREPLVEEFVEDLSAVAATTGVVAAATVAGREDALDDADENADAADVGELVTEAAEESVADEPADDAAEDVESESAEAVADADVAAVGEVDAEAAQESVADEPADDEAEDTESESAEDVEDVEEVAADEPDSAAEAEGAVAESAESVASSEDADVAAVGEVDAEAAQESVADEPADDEAEDVESESAEAVEDADVAAVGEVDAVAAQESVADEPADDEAEDVEEVAADEPDSVVEAEGVVAESVEPDASSEDADVAAVGEVDAEAAQESVADEPAGDEVEGAESESAESAEEVAADEPDSAAEAEGAVAESVESVVSSEDADVAAVGEVDAEAAQESVADESATDVEDSDAPAVGELDTETAQKSIEATTETVAADEDTAAADATVAEPAPSQSGTKRRWWRRRR, from the coding sequence GTGATCACCACCACACTGGCTTCTTTTCCGAGCCCTCCGCAGGGGGTGTGGTTCCTGGGCCCGTTCCCGATCCGGGCCTACGCGCTGTGCATCATCATCGGCATCATCGCCGCGCTTGTCATCGGTGACAGGCGCTGGGTGGCGCGCGGCGGCGAACAAGGCGTGATCTACGACATCGCCCTGTGGGCGGTGCCGTTCGGCCTGATCGGCGGCCGGATCTATCACGTGATGACCGACTGGCAGACCTACTTCGGCAGTGGCGGCGCGGGTGCGATGGCCGCCCTGCGCATCTGGGACGGTGGTCTCGGTATCTGGGGGGCGGTGGCGTTCGGCGGCTTGGGAGCCTGGCTCGCGTGTCGGCGCCGCGGCATCCCGTTGCCGGCGTTCGGTGATGCCGTCGCACCCGGAATCGTGTTGGCGCAGGCCATCGGTCGGTTGGGCAACTACTTCAACCAAGAACTTTATGGTCGCGAGACCACCGTGCCGTGGGGCATGGAGGTGTTCTATCGGCGGGATCCGTCCGGGATTGTCGATGTCCACTCCCTCAACGGCATATCCACCGGTCAGGTCGCGGCTGTGGTGCACCCGACCTTTCTGTATGAACTGCTGTGGAACCTGCTGGTCTTCGCCGCGCTGATCTACCTCGATCGGCGGTTCCGAATCGGCCACGGCCGGTTGTTCGCGCTCTATGTCGCCGGCTACTGCGTCGGCAGGTTCTGCGTCGAACTGCTCCGCGACGACTATGCGACCGAGATCGCGGGGATCCGCATCAACTCGTTTACGGCCACGTTCGTCTTCATCGGTGCCATCGTCTACTTCATCCTGGCGACCAAGGGCCGCGAGGAACCCGAGACGCTGCGCGGTCGGGAACGAGAGCCGCTGGTCGAGGAGTTCGTCGAGGATCTCTCGGCCGTGGCCGCGACCACGGGGGTGGTAGCCGCGGCAACCGTGGCCGGCCGTGAGGATGCCTTGGACGACGCTGATGAGAATGCGGACGCAGCGGACGTGGGTGAGCTCGTTACCGAGGCTGCCGAAGAGTCTGTTGCAGACGAGCCTGCCGATGACGCGGCTGAGGATGTCGAGTCTGAATCTGCTGAGGCTGTCGCGGATGCGGATGTCGCCGCCGTCGGTGAGGTCGACGCCGAGGCCGCCCAGGAGTCTGTCGCAGACGAGCCTGCCGATGACGAGGCCGAGGACACCGAGTCCGAATCTGCCGAGGATGTCGAGGATGTCGAGGAAGTAGCCGCCGACGAACCTGATTCAGCCGCTGAGGCCGAGGGTGCCGTCGCGGAGTCTGCGGAGTCGGTTGCGTCGTCGGAGGATGCGGATGTCGCTGCCGTCGGTGAGGTCGACGCCGAGGCCGCCCAGGAGTCGGTTGCAGACGAGCCTGCCGATGACGAGGCCGAGGATGTCGAGTCTGAATCTGCTGAGGCTGTCGAGGATGCGGATGTCGCTGCCGTGGGTGAGGTCGACGCCGTGGCCGCGCAAGAGTCTGTTGCAGACGAGCCTGCCGATGACGAGGCCGAGGATGTCGAGGAAGTAGCCGCCGACGAACCTGATTCAGTCGTTGAGGCCGAGGGTGTCGTCGCGGAGTCTGTTGAGCCGGATGCGTCGTCGGAGGATGCGGATGTCGCCGCCGTCGGTGAGGTCGACGCCGAGGCCGCGCAAGAGTCTGTTGCAGACGAGCCTGCCGGTGACGAGGTCGAGGGCGCCGAGTCCGAATCTGCCGAATCTGCCGAGGAAGTAGCCGCCGACGAACCTGATTCAGCCGCTGAGGCCGAGGGTGCCGTCGCGGAGTCTGTTGAGTCGGTTGTGTCGTCGGAGGATGCGGATGTCGCTGCCGTCGGTGAGGTCGACGCCGAGGCGGCCCAGGAGTCTGTTGCAGACGAATCCGCCACCGACGTCGAGGATTCGGATGCGCCGGCCGTGGGTGAGCTCGATACCGAGACTGCTCAGAAATCGATCGAAGCCACCACGGAAACGGTTGCGGCCGACGAGGACACCGCCGCTGCGGACGCGACGGTTGCCGAGCCTGCACCGTCGCAGTCTGGCACCAAGCGCCGCTGGTGGCGGCGTCGTCGCTGA
- the trpA gene encoding tryptophan synthase subunit alpha, translated as MSTPSRLGPLFNTCRSENRSALIGYLPVGYPDVPTSIEAMTTLIESGCDIVEVGIPYSDPGMDGPTIAAATEIALRGGVRVRDAITAVEAISDAGGRAVVMTYWNLVLRYGVDAFARDLAAAGGFGVITPDLIPDEADDWFAASDDHDLDRIFLVAPSSTPERLATTVAACRGFVYAASTMGVTGVRDAVSNAAPELVARIKTISDIPIGIGLGVRSREQAAEIGSYADGVIVGSALVSALGQDLNAMRALTDELVAGVRQKVTGVSG; from the coding sequence ATGAGCACACCGAGTCGGCTCGGACCGTTGTTCAACACCTGCCGTAGCGAGAACCGCTCGGCGCTGATCGGTTACCTCCCGGTGGGCTATCCGGATGTGCCGACCTCGATCGAGGCGATGACCACGTTGATCGAATCCGGCTGCGACATCGTCGAAGTCGGTATCCCATATTCCGATCCGGGCATGGACGGGCCGACGATCGCCGCTGCCACCGAGATTGCGCTGCGCGGCGGCGTACGGGTGCGCGACGCGATCACCGCGGTGGAGGCGATCAGCGACGCCGGCGGCCGCGCCGTGGTGATGACGTACTGGAACCTGGTGTTGCGCTACGGGGTTGACGCGTTCGCCCGAGACCTGGCGGCCGCGGGCGGATTCGGGGTCATCACCCCGGACCTGATCCCGGATGAGGCCGACGACTGGTTCGCCGCCTCGGACGACCACGATCTGGATCGCATCTTCCTGGTGGCGCCGTCGTCGACGCCGGAACGACTCGCCACGACCGTCGCAGCGTGCCGCGGTTTCGTCTACGCAGCCTCGACGATGGGGGTCACCGGAGTCCGCGACGCGGTGTCCAATGCCGCTCCGGAACTGGTGGCGCGAATCAAGACGATTTCCGACATCCCGATCGGGATCGGACTCGGTGTGCGCTCACGCGAGCAGGCGGCCGAAATCGGTTCCTACGCAGACGGTGTCATCGTGGGTTCGGCGCTGGTGTCCGCGCTGGGCCAGGATCTGAACGCGATGCGCGCTCTCACCGACGAGTTGGTGGCGGGTGTACGACAGAAGGTAACTGGGGTTTCTGGGTGA
- the trpB gene encoding tryptophan synthase subunit beta yields the protein MADFTLPNLPRMSSAVSEPTAHEPDQRGHFGVYGGRYVAEALMAVIEEVTAAYDKVRIDREFLDELDRLQTHYTGRPSPLYEATRLSEHAGGARLFLKREDLNHTGSHKINNVLGQALLARQMGKKRVIAETGAGQHGVATATACALLDLECVIYMGAVDTARQALNVARMRLLGAEVVSVEAGSKTLKDAINEAFRDWVTNADTTYYCFGTAAGPHPFPAMVRDFQRIIGLEARGQIQAQAGRLPDAVTACVGGGSNAIGIFHAFIDDPAVRLIGYEAAGDGVETGRHAATITGGSPGAFQGSYSYLLQDEDGQTIESHSISAGLDYPGVGPEHAHLRDIGRAEYLPITDAEAMDAFRLLCRTEGIIPAIESAHAVAGALKLGPELGAGSIVLVNLSGRGDKDVETAAKWFDLLDQSAVQS from the coding sequence ATGGCTGATTTCACACTTCCCAACCTTCCGCGCATGAGCTCCGCAGTGTCCGAGCCCACCGCGCACGAACCCGATCAACGCGGCCACTTCGGCGTCTACGGCGGTCGTTACGTCGCCGAGGCACTCATGGCGGTGATCGAAGAGGTGACCGCCGCCTACGACAAGGTGCGCATCGACCGGGAGTTCCTCGATGAACTCGACCGGCTGCAGACGCACTACACCGGGCGGCCCTCGCCGCTGTACGAGGCCACCCGGCTGTCTGAGCACGCGGGCGGCGCGCGGTTGTTCCTCAAGCGCGAGGACCTCAACCACACCGGTTCGCACAAGATCAACAACGTGCTGGGCCAGGCACTGCTGGCGCGCCAGATGGGCAAGAAGCGGGTGATCGCCGAGACCGGTGCCGGTCAGCACGGCGTCGCCACGGCCACCGCCTGTGCGCTGCTGGATCTCGAATGCGTCATCTATATGGGTGCGGTCGACACCGCCCGACAGGCGCTCAACGTTGCCCGCATGCGACTGCTGGGCGCCGAGGTGGTGTCCGTAGAAGCCGGTTCGAAGACGCTCAAAGACGCGATCAACGAGGCGTTTCGGGATTGGGTGACCAACGCCGACACCACCTACTACTGCTTCGGCACCGCGGCCGGACCACATCCATTTCCCGCCATGGTTCGCGACTTCCAACGCATCATCGGACTGGAGGCCCGCGGTCAGATCCAGGCTCAGGCCGGCCGCCTGCCCGACGCGGTCACCGCATGCGTGGGTGGCGGCTCCAACGCCATCGGGATCTTCCACGCCTTCATCGACGATCCGGCCGTCCGACTGATCGGGTACGAAGCCGCCGGAGACGGGGTGGAGACCGGCCGGCATGCGGCCACGATCACCGGCGGGTCGCCGGGCGCGTTCCAGGGTTCGTATTCCTACCTGCTGCAGGACGAGGACGGCCAGACCATCGAATCACATTCCATCTCAGCAGGTTTGGACTATCCCGGGGTGGGCCCCGAGCATGCGCATCTGCGTGACATCGGCCGCGCCGAGTACCTGCCGATCACCGACGCCGAGGCCATGGACGCCTTCCGGCTGCTGTGCCGGACCGAGGGCATCATTCCGGCCATCGAGTCCGCACACGCCGTGGCGGGTGCGCTCAAACTCGGTCCCGAGTTGGGTGCGGGTTCGATTGTGCTGGTGAACCTGTCCGGCCGTGGCGACAAGGACGTCGAGACTGCGGCAAAGTGGTTCGATTTGCTCGACCAGTCGGCGGTGCAGTCATGA
- the trpC gene encoding indole-3-glycerol phosphate synthase TrpC: protein MSAPTVLDSIIEGVRADVAAREAVVSLEQIKAAANAAPPPLDVLAALRAPGIGVIAEVKRASPSRGELANIPDPADLARAYESGGARIISVLTEERRFQGSLADLDSVRAAVSIPVLRKDFVVRPYQIHEARAHGADMLLLIVAALEQPALESMLERTESLGMTALVEVHTEEEADRALQAGATVIGVNARDLKTLNVDRDCFARIAPGLPSNVIKVAESGVRDTADLLAYAGAGADAVLVGEGLVTSGDPRSAVADLVTAGTHPSCPKPAR from the coding sequence ATGAGTGCGCCGACCGTCCTCGACTCCATCATCGAAGGGGTTCGAGCTGATGTAGCCGCTCGAGAGGCCGTCGTCAGCTTGGAGCAGATCAAGGCCGCGGCCAACGCGGCGCCCCCGCCTCTGGATGTGCTGGCCGCCCTGCGTGCGCCCGGCATCGGGGTGATCGCGGAGGTGAAGCGCGCCAGCCCGTCGCGCGGCGAGTTGGCCAACATTCCTGATCCGGCCGACCTGGCTCGGGCCTACGAGAGTGGCGGCGCGCGGATCATCAGCGTGCTCACCGAGGAGCGCCGCTTCCAGGGATCGCTGGCCGATCTGGATTCGGTACGCGCCGCGGTGTCCATCCCGGTCCTGCGCAAGGACTTCGTGGTTCGGCCGTACCAGATTCATGAGGCTCGGGCCCATGGTGCGGACATGCTGCTGCTCATCGTCGCCGCGCTCGAACAACCGGCGCTGGAGTCGATGCTCGAGCGCACCGAGTCGCTGGGCATGACCGCGCTGGTGGAAGTGCACACCGAGGAAGAGGCCGACCGGGCGCTGCAGGCCGGCGCGACCGTCATCGGCGTCAACGCCCGCGACCTCAAGACCCTCAACGTGGACCGTGACTGCTTTGCCCGGATTGCGCCGGGACTGCCCAGCAATGTCATCAAGGTGGCCGAGTCGGGGGTGCGTGACACCGCCGACCTGTTGGCCTACGCCGGTGCCGGTGCCGACGCCGTCCTCGTGGGCGAGGGCCTGGTCACCAGCGGCGACCCGCGCAGCGCCGTCGCCGACCTGGTGACCGCCGGAACCCACCCGTCCTGTCCGAAGCCGGCCCGCTAG
- a CDS encoding TIGR02234 family membrane protein produces MANDARRGPAPMRIAQLLLILGALCLWVASRLTWVQLESFDGLGPPKTIALSGSTWSTALLPVALLLAAAVVATLAVRGWALRALALLLAAVSAAIAYLAISQWVVPDVSARAADLAEVSLTTLVGSEREYLGAGTALAAAVATLAAAALLMRAASRAASTAPRYATPAARRAAVREQSATAAEGASLGQTSEPMSERTIWDALDEGRDPTEPDSGPSPEGR; encoded by the coding sequence ATGGCTAACGACGCACGCCGCGGGCCGGCCCCGATGCGGATCGCGCAGCTGCTGCTGATCCTCGGCGCACTGTGCCTGTGGGTGGCGAGCCGGTTGACGTGGGTGCAGCTGGAGAGCTTCGACGGCCTGGGGCCGCCGAAGACCATCGCGCTGTCCGGTTCGACGTGGTCGACGGCATTGCTGCCGGTTGCGCTGCTGCTGGCCGCGGCGGTGGTGGCGACGCTCGCGGTGCGGGGTTGGGCGCTGCGCGCGCTGGCGCTGCTGCTGGCGGCGGTCAGCGCCGCGATCGCCTACCTGGCGATCAGCCAGTGGGTGGTGCCGGATGTGTCGGCGCGGGCTGCCGACCTCGCGGAGGTGTCGCTGACCACCTTGGTCGGTAGCGAGCGGGAGTATCTGGGCGCGGGGACGGCGCTGGCCGCGGCCGTGGCGACGCTGGCCGCGGCGGCGCTGCTGATGCGGGCGGCGTCCCGGGCGGCCTCGACGGCGCCGCGGTATGCCACACCGGCGGCGCGGCGTGCGGCGGTGCGGGAGCAGAGTGCGACCGCTGCCGAGGGGGCTTCACTAGGGCAAACATCCGAGCCGATGTCGGAACGGACGATCTGGGACGCCCTGGACGAGGGGCGTGACCCGACCGAACCGGATTCGGGCCCGTCGCCGGAGGGTCGGTGA